The nucleotide window CCCCGGTTTGAAAACCGGGGGATTATAGCCCCCCACACCCCCCTTTTCTCTAACTATAGCCCCAGCCAGGCCAGATAGGCCCGCCACAAGGCCTCCCCAAAGAAGAAGGCCACCACCCCCCCTAAGGCCAGGTAGGGGCCAAAGGGGACCTTCCGCTGCCGGAAGGCTAGGCCAAAGAAGGCCCCGGCCAGCACCCCCAGGAAAAGGGCGAGAAGGCTATAAAGCCCAAGCCAGGCCCCCAGGGCCCCCAGGAGCTTCACATCCCCATAGCCCATGGCCACGGGTTCCTCCTCTTCCCCTCCTTCCTCTTGAGGTCTAAGGGCCCAGTAAAGCCCCCCGGCCAGCGCCAGTCCTCCCGCGCTCAAAAGGGAGCCTTTCAAGGTGCTAAGAAGGTCGGCCCCCAGGTAAGGGGCCAGGGCCCAGGCCAGGGGTAGAAGGGGAAGGGTGATCCGGTCGGGAAGCACCACGGGCCTTCCCGTGCGCCCCGAAAGGGCCCAGGTGAGGAAGGCCAGGGCCATCCCTACCCCAGGACCCAAGAGGGCGCCAAAAAGGGCGGCCATGTGCACCTGGTGGGGCCCCACGGGGACCTCGGCCCGTCCCTCCCGGAAACGCCTGAGGAGGAGGGCCCCGTACCCGGCCACCAGACCCAGGACCCCGGCGGCCAGGAGGCTTCCATCCAGAGCTTGGGAAAAGGAGCGGGGAAAGGAGTGGTTCATCTGGGGTGTAGGGGCCCCAGAGTGGAGGTAGGCAGAAAGGAGCCCCAGGAAAAGGAGGCCATAGGTGAGGCTATCGGGAAGCTCATAGGTGTCCAGGTCTATGAAGGAAAGGGCCACCAGAAGGGCCAGGAAGGCGAAGGTGAGGAAGGCTTGGGGCGAGGGGGGAAAGAAGAAGGCGGCCAGGGCAAAGAGGAGGCCCGTGAGGGCCTCCACCAAGGGGTAGCGAGGGCTTATGGGATGGGCGCAGTAGCGGCACCGCCCCCTAAGGGCCAGGTAGGAGAGCACGGGGACCAAGTCCTTGGGGGCCAGGCGGTGCCCGCAGGCGGGGCAACGGGAGGGTGGGAAGACGATGGACTCCCCTTTGGGCAAGCGGTGGATGACCACGTTCAGGAAGGAGCCCACCACCAGGCCAAGGATGAAGGCAAAGGCAGGCCACATGGTGGCATTTTAAGCTTGTCCTGAGGGCTTTGGCGGCGAGCTGGAGGGGCTTTCCTCTTCAAAGAGAAGGGCGACGAGGAAGAACAGGACCACCCCGAGCAGGGACCAGGTGCCTCCTAGACTGAAAAGGCCTACTGTGAGAAGACCTAGGGCTAGGGTCAGTGCCAGTCTCATAAGCATATGATAACAAGTAAATGTCAGAGATAAGTAAAGTCTTCTATTTGGATGGGAGGCCTAGGTCAGCCCCCAAGGAGCTGGCTTGAACCAGGTGGGTTTCATGGGGCTTTAACAAGGCCAGGGGTATGATGCTCCCGTGACGCCGGAAACCGCTTATCGGGAGCTTTTGGAGTTCCAAAGGGAAACCGCCTACCTGGCCTCCCTGGGGGCCTTGGCGGCTTGGGACCAGCGCACCATGATTCCCAAGAAGGGGCATGAACACCGGGCCAGGCAGATGGCGGCCTTGGCTCGGCTCCTCCACCAGCGGGCTACCGACCCCAGGATCGGGGACTGGCTTTCGCTGGTGGAGGGTTCTCCCCTGGTGCGGGACCCCCATTCCGATGCCGCGGTGAACGTAAGGGAGTGGCGGCAGGCCTACGAGCGCGCCCGGGCCATTCCCGAGCGGCTTGCGGTGGAGCTGGCCCTGGCGCAAAGCGAGGCGGAAAGCTACTGGGAGGAGGCCCGGCCCAGGAACGACTGGCAGGGGTTTTTACCCTATTTGCGCCGGGTGTTTGCCCTCACCAAGGAGAAGGCGGAGATCCTCCATAGCCTTCCCGTAGCCCCCGGGGACCCCCCCTATGGGGAGGTCTACGATGCCCTTTTAGACGGGTTTGAGCCGGGGATGCGGGCCCGGGAGTTGGAGGGGCTTTTTGCTGGGCTTAGGGCGGGGCTTCAGGGGCTTTTGGACCGCATTTTGGGGAGTGGAAGGAGGCCCGATACAGGCATCCTTCACCGGCACTATCCCAAGGAGGCCCAGCGGACCTTTGCCCTGGAGCTCCTTGCCGCCTGTGGTTACGACCTTGAGGCCGGCCGCCTGGACCCCACCGCCCACCCCTTTGAGATCTCCATCGGCCCCGGGGATGTGCGCATCACCACCCGGTACTACGAGGACTTCTTCAACGCCGGCATCTTCGGCACCCTGCACGAGATGGGCCACGCCCTCTACGAGCAGGGCCTGCCCAAGGAGCACTGGGGGACCCCCAGGGGGGAGGCGGTTTCCTTAGGGGTTCACGAGTCGCAAAGCCGCACCTGGGAGAACCTGGTGGGCCGGTCCTTGGGGTTTTGGGAGCGGTTCTTCCCCCGGGCCCAGGAGGTTTTCCCAAGCCTCAGGGACGTGGCCCTGGAGGACTTTCACCGGGCCATCAACGCCGTGGAGCCTTCCCTCATCCGGGTGGAGGCGGACGAGGTCACCTATAACCTGCACATCCTGGTACGGCTGGAGCTGGAGCTTTCCCTCTTCCGGGAGGAGCTTTCCCTGGAGGACCTCCCCGGGGCCTGGGCGGAGCGGTACCGGGCCTACCTGGGGGTGGCCCCCCAGGACTACAAGGACGGGGTGATGCAGGACGTGCACTGGTCCGGGGGGCTTTTCGGCTACTTCCCCACCTACACCCTGGGTAACCTCTACGCCGCCCAGTTCTTCCAGAAGGCCCAGGAGGAGCTTGGGGACCTCGAGGCCCTCTTCCGCCGAGGGGACTTCCGGCCCTTCTTGGACTGGACCCGGAGGAGGATCCACGCCGAGGGAAGCCGCTTTCGGCCCAAGGTCTTGGTGGAGCGGGTGACCGGCGAGCCTCCTAGCGTTGGGCCTTTCCTCACCTACCTGGAGGAGAAGTACCGGGTCCTTTACGGCCTTTGATCCTTTGGGGTCCAACGCCTTCCGTCCCGGTGCCGGTACTTGGCCATGGCCTTGAGGAAGGCCTCCTCCAGGTCAATCCCTTCCCGGTTGGCCAGGGAGATGAGGACGAAGAGGAGGTCGGCAAGTTCCATGGCCAGATCCCCTTCCTCCTCCCCCGGCTTGGGCTTTTTCCCGTGGCGGTGGGCCAGAACCCGGGCCACTTCCCCAAGCTCCTCCACTAGACGGGCCAGCATGAGGAGGGGCGGGAAGTACCCCTCTTGAAACTGCCCGATCCAGGCGTCCACCTGCCTTTGGGCCTCCTTGAAGGTGAGGGCTTCCATGGCCTGGAGCATACAATGGCCCCATGAAGGCCATAGCCCTCATCGCTCACGATGCCCAAAAGGACGATATGGTGGCCTTCTGCCAAAGGCACCGGGAGCTCCTCGCCCGCTTTCCCCTCCTGGCCACGGGCACCACGGGAAGGCGCATAAGGGAGGCCACCGGGCTAAGGGTGAAAAGGGTGCTTTCCGGCCCCTTGGGCGGGGACATGCAGATCGGGGCGAAGGTGGCAGAGGGGAAGGTGCTTTGCGTGCTCTTTTTCCAAGACCCCCTCACCCCCAAGCCCCATGAACCCGATGTGCAGGCCCTCATGCGGGTGTGCAACGTGCACGGGGTACCCTTGGCCACCAACCTCCAGGCGGCGGAGGCCCTCATCCCCTGGCTGGCCAGCCAAGCGGGTTAAAGGTTTCTGCGGTAGGCCAAGGCCTCGGCCACGTGGCCTTCCTCCACCCCCTCGGCCCCTTGCAGGTCCGCGATGGTGCGGGCCACCCGCAGAATGCGGTCATAGCTTCTGGCGGAAAGGAGCAACCGCTTGGCTGCCGCCTGGAGAAGGGCTTCCGCCCCTTGGCCTAAGCGCACGTGTTCCCGCAAGGCCCTCCCCGCCAGCTCCCCGTTGGGCCGGCCTTGGCGGGATAGCATCCTCTCCCGGGCCCTTAGGACCCGCTCCCGCACGGTTTCGGTGCTTTCCCCCTCGGGGGCCCGGGCCAGTTCCTGGGGGGTCAGGCGGGGCACCTCCACCACCAGGTCAAAGCGGTCCAAAAGGGGCCCAGAAATCTTTCCCACGTAGCGCTGGCGGCCCGTGGGGGTGCAGGTGCAGGCCCTTTCCGGATCCCCATACCAGCCGCAGGGGCAGGGGTTCATGGCCGCCACCAGGAGGAAGCGGGCGGGGAAGGTGAGGCTGGCCTTGGCCCGGGAAACGGTCACCACCCCGTCCTCCAGGGGTTGGCGCAGGGCCTCCAAGGCGTCCCGGGAAAACTCGGGGAACTCATCCAGGAAAAGCACCCCCCAGTGGGCCAGGGAAACCTCCCCCGGCTTGGGAATGGCCCCGCCCCCGATGAGGCCGGCGTAGCTCACCGTGTGGTGGGGGGCGCGGAAGGGGGGCGTGCGCACCAGGCCCTTGAGGACCTGCCCGGCGGCGGAGTGGATGCGGCTCACCTCGAGGGCCGCCTCCTGGCTCAAAGGGGGAAGCAGAAAGGGAAGGCGCCTGGACAGCATGGTCTTCCCCGAGCCCGGGCTTCCCACCATGAGGAGGTGGTGGTAACCGGCGGCGGCGATCTCCAGGGCCCTTTTGGCCTTGGCCTGGCCCTTCACGTCCCGCAGGTCCAAAACCTCTAAGGCGGC belongs to Thermus albus and includes:
- a CDS encoding prepilin peptidase, translating into MWPAFAFILGLVVGSFLNVVIHRLPKGESIVFPPSRCPACGHRLAPKDLVPVLSYLALRGRCRYCAHPISPRYPLVEALTGLLFALAAFFFPPSPQAFLTFAFLALLVALSFIDLDTYELPDSLTYGLLFLGLLSAYLHSGAPTPQMNHSFPRSFSQALDGSLLAAGVLGLVAGYGALLLRRFREGRAEVPVGPHQVHMAALFGALLGPGVGMALAFLTWALSGRTGRPVVLPDRITLPLLPLAWALAPYLGADLLSTLKGSLLSAGGLALAGGLYWALRPQEEGGEEEEPVAMGYGDVKLLGALGAWLGLYSLLALFLGVLAGAFFGLAFRQRKVPFGPYLALGGVVAFFFGEALWRAYLAWLGL
- a CDS encoding carboxypeptidase M32; amino-acid sequence: MTPETAYRELLEFQRETAYLASLGALAAWDQRTMIPKKGHEHRARQMAALARLLHQRATDPRIGDWLSLVEGSPLVRDPHSDAAVNVREWRQAYERARAIPERLAVELALAQSEAESYWEEARPRNDWQGFLPYLRRVFALTKEKAEILHSLPVAPGDPPYGEVYDALLDGFEPGMRARELEGLFAGLRAGLQGLLDRILGSGRRPDTGILHRHYPKEAQRTFALELLAACGYDLEAGRLDPTAHPFEISIGPGDVRITTRYYEDFFNAGIFGTLHEMGHALYEQGLPKEHWGTPRGEAVSLGVHESQSRTWENLVGRSLGFWERFFPRAQEVFPSLRDVALEDFHRAINAVEPSLIRVEADEVTYNLHILVRLELELSLFREELSLEDLPGAWAERYRAYLGVAPQDYKDGVMQDVHWSGGLFGYFPTYTLGNLYAAQFFQKAQEELGDLEALFRRGDFRPFLDWTRRRIHAEGSRFRPKVLVERVTGEPPSVGPFLTYLEEKYRVLYGL
- a CDS encoding nucleotide pyrophosphohydrolase, whose protein sequence is MLQAMEALTFKEAQRQVDAWIGQFQEGYFPPLLMLARLVEELGEVARVLAHRHGKKPKPGEEEGDLAMELADLLFVLISLANREGIDLEEAFLKAMAKYRHRDGRRWTPKDQRP
- the mgsA gene encoding methylglyoxal synthase — encoded protein: MKAIALIAHDAQKDDMVAFCQRHRELLARFPLLATGTTGRRIREATGLRVKRVLSGPLGGDMQIGAKVAEGKVLCVLFFQDPLTPKPHEPDVQALMRVCNVHGVPLATNLQAAEALIPWLASQAG
- a CDS encoding YifB family Mg chelatase-like AAA ATPase, with translation MLAQVRSYTLFGLDAIPVTVEVDVSPGLPSYALVGLPDKAVEESRERVRAALKNSGFPYPQARVVVNLAPAELRKEGSHFDLPIALGLLAAQGVVPLESLSGLAVAGELGLDGSLRPVPGAVNLALGALGEGKRLLLPLESAKEAALVEGVEVYGAESLLQAVAYLRGEEDPKRAEPEDPVAALEVLDLRDVKGQAKAKRALEIAAAGYHHLLMVGSPGSGKTMLSRRLPFLLPPLSQEAALEVSRIHSAAGQVLKGLVRTPPFRAPHHTVSYAGLIGGGAIPKPGEVSLAHWGVLFLDEFPEFSRDALEALRQPLEDGVVTVSRAKASLTFPARFLLVAAMNPCPCGWYGDPERACTCTPTGRQRYVGKISGPLLDRFDLVVEVPRLTPQELARAPEGESTETVRERVLRARERMLSRQGRPNGELAGRALREHVRLGQGAEALLQAAAKRLLLSARSYDRILRVARTIADLQGAEGVEEGHVAEALAYRRNL